In Halobacteriovorax marinus SJ, the following proteins share a genomic window:
- a CDS encoding lipoprotein N-acyltransferase Lnb domain-containing protein: MIVKTLILLCLLFNIQAQELDSVEFLQWHLQKSELYTNSKKYIKRLKNRVKRNEIIGLELISAEASDERVESKFGHSLFRFVDNDNDPGNDITISFVADVDGPKASNLAGVVGKYGVYPEVKSLRLFVKQYVKDQSRPLERYIIPASSEMIDSLIVTLDLWWEELLSSRKEIYLESLSNARKEAQLKGRELFGEDGFEIFELKFFDTENQIDMTRSFGIVQKGDLPYLDDTQRDKALYLQAYQRSYDELYLKEDEVFLNLFGELWKIKKNESILSIMNHDINVATKEAISHFGHSEIKLFRIVDRNLQESGFYALTKEHLEKLDILKKVEISLLVKNLRVKSAASEGLGKYTFFSNNCAGAVIKFLKKSNFPHKRTRGIQGRVPVKLHKWMSRSLLVPYPSFVIDGAQKLRNKIARILGFSAKEFLDYRFPEHQWSIISKYISNEDKFLFYDLYASKLPASYIEMVRREITGLEAPDYNQIYNIKLSENKLYTLCTNKECGSEVKNLLKKYWNKKEIKKVKKLIDRTGNNTFIYSGLKSRPEVLNHLKALKYLESDFGE; encoded by the coding sequence ATGATTGTAAAAACTCTTATTCTTCTCTGTCTTCTCTTTAATATTCAAGCTCAAGAGCTGGACTCAGTTGAATTTCTACAATGGCATCTTCAAAAAAGTGAACTCTACACTAATTCAAAGAAGTATATAAAACGACTAAAGAATAGAGTTAAAAGAAATGAAATAATTGGGCTCGAGCTTATTAGCGCAGAGGCAAGTGACGAGAGAGTTGAATCAAAATTTGGTCACTCACTCTTTAGATTTGTAGATAACGATAACGACCCCGGAAATGATATAACGATTAGCTTTGTTGCAGACGTAGATGGACCCAAGGCAAGCAATCTAGCAGGGGTTGTTGGAAAATATGGTGTCTACCCTGAAGTAAAATCTCTAAGACTCTTTGTAAAGCAATATGTGAAAGATCAATCTCGTCCACTTGAGCGCTATATTATTCCAGCAAGTAGTGAAATGATAGACTCCCTTATAGTGACTCTAGATCTTTGGTGGGAAGAGCTACTCTCCTCTAGAAAAGAAATTTATCTAGAATCTTTAAGTAATGCCAGAAAAGAAGCACAGCTAAAAGGAAGGGAACTCTTTGGGGAAGATGGTTTTGAGATCTTTGAACTTAAGTTCTTTGACACTGAAAACCAAATTGATATGACTAGATCTTTTGGAATTGTTCAAAAAGGGGATCTTCCCTATCTTGATGATACTCAAAGAGATAAAGCACTCTACTTACAGGCCTACCAAAGAAGTTATGACGAGCTTTATTTGAAAGAAGATGAAGTATTTTTAAATCTCTTTGGAGAACTGTGGAAGATAAAGAAAAATGAAAGCATTTTAAGCATAATGAATCACGATATTAATGTCGCAACTAAAGAAGCTATATCACACTTTGGTCACAGCGAGATTAAGCTCTTTAGAATTGTCGATAGAAACTTGCAGGAATCAGGTTTCTACGCTCTTACAAAAGAGCATCTAGAAAAGCTAGATATTCTCAAAAAAGTAGAAATCTCCTTACTGGTAAAGAATCTTAGAGTGAAGAGTGCTGCTTCTGAAGGTCTAGGCAAGTATACTTTCTTTTCAAATAATTGCGCCGGAGCAGTTATAAAGTTTCTAAAGAAATCAAACTTTCCTCATAAGAGAACGAGAGGAATACAGGGCAGGGTCCCTGTGAAGTTACACAAGTGGATGAGTCGCTCACTACTTGTTCCCTATCCATCATTTGTCATAGATGGGGCCCAGAAATTAAGAAATAAAATTGCAAGAATACTTGGCTTTTCAGCAAAGGAGTTCTTAGACTACCGCTTCCCTGAACATCAGTGGAGTATCATTTCAAAGTATATATCCAACGAAGATAAATTTCTCTTCTATGACCTATACGCTAGTAAGCTTCCAGCTTCTTATATAGAGATGGTTAGAAGAGAGATTACAGGCTTAGAAGCCCCAGATTATAATCAGATTTACAATATTAAGTTAAGTGAGAATAAACTCTATACTCTTTGCACGAATAAAGAGTGTGGAAGTGAAGTAAAGAACTTACTTAAGAAGTATTGGAATAAGAAAGAAATAAAGAAAGTAAAAAAACTTATAGATAGAACTGGAAATAACACCTTCATTTACTCTGGCCTTAAAAGTAGGCCAGAGGTTCTCAATCATCTAAAGGCACTGAAATATTTAGAGAGCGATTTTGGAGAATAA
- a CDS encoding ParA family protein, which translates to MGIFFNKNKEKRPTGKGKVISFLNQKGGVGKTTMAFNTAHALSMNGAKVLCIDMDPQANLSYLFGIENSTEDGRSIFQLLINSIRELSPLHRAALWTDCICKEGKIDILPAGQDLSGFELTVAGISGPRQLILKKFIEMNALKTVYDYIVIDGPPTLGLLVVNILCASDGALVPFRPDEFSYKGLTHFYKVLEDINDMEISNTPDVLAHIPNLMDSRRKQESEDLDMIAEHLGEDAVVVEPFMNKAQLVKGQSQKKSVFEFNSKEFLPLQNQFSEIAKIITDWKEQGQYE; encoded by the coding sequence ATGGGAATCTTTTTTAATAAGAATAAAGAAAAAAGACCTACTGGAAAAGGCAAGGTAATTAGTTTTCTAAACCAAAAAGGTGGTGTTGGAAAAACTACTATGGCCTTTAATACTGCTCACGCCCTATCTATGAACGGTGCAAAAGTTCTTTGCATAGATATGGACCCACAGGCGAACTTAAGCTATCTGTTTGGTATTGAGAATTCTACTGAAGATGGACGCTCAATCTTTCAATTATTAATCAATAGTATTAGAGAATTATCGCCTCTACATAGAGCGGCCCTTTGGACTGACTGTATTTGTAAGGAAGGTAAAATTGATATCCTACCTGCTGGACAAGATCTATCAGGATTTGAACTTACTGTGGCCGGTATCTCAGGACCAAGACAATTGATTCTTAAGAAGTTTATTGAGATGAATGCTCTTAAGACTGTTTATGATTATATTGTCATTGATGGACCACCAACTCTTGGACTTCTCGTTGTTAATATTCTCTGTGCTAGTGATGGCGCTCTTGTGCCATTTAGACCAGATGAGTTTTCATATAAGGGCCTAACACACTTTTATAAAGTCTTAGAAGATATCAATGATATGGAAATTTCTAATACTCCTGATGTTCTAGCTCATATTCCCAACCTGATGGATAGTCGCAGGAAGCAAGAGAGCGAAGATTTAGATATGATTGCAGAGCACTTAGGTGAGGACGCTGTTGTAGTTGAGCCATTTATGAATAAGGCCCAATTAGTGAAGGGCCAATCTCAGAAGAAATCTGTCTTTGAGTTCAACTCTAAAGAGTTTCTTCCTCTTCAGAATCAATTCTCTGAAATTGCAAAAATTATTACTGATTGGAAAGAGCAGGGTCAATATGAGTAA
- a CDS encoding polysaccharide deacetylase family protein → MKSKVFLIIISSLLFNLNTYSSFNRDKVEALWGSANLQVDKNNIHLFSKDEKNPSFLSVDISSHDFKIDHDNIVLDLMVDDLRAVNGIEIRFSESKVSENYLYYVIPLFTDYEFNLLQSSNPTRLSISGANLKEKGKGAKSLNYMTIYFSAKTTNTRLTLWPLKKTKKIDRGILTITFDDGAKDNLLADRELSNYKFPITTYIMPDSLNTKDFLKESELKMLSKKYWQVESHHEIPFTFFSSKQLSEEIERLEKYFKRNEYKKDDFHLAYPLGKINKNVEDIVRKSFATARLASGGIETIPPGDYHKLRAFNVLNTTTPEELKEIIDKTKKSKQWLILMFHHIKDQPKDEIDYSTENFKELLKIIKESNIDIMSIDEVWKKYLK, encoded by the coding sequence ATGAAGTCCAAAGTTTTTTTAATAATTATTAGTTCCCTACTATTTAATTTAAACACTTATTCCAGCTTTAATAGGGATAAAGTTGAAGCGCTTTGGGGCTCAGCCAATCTTCAAGTCGACAAGAATAATATTCACCTCTTTTCTAAAGACGAGAAAAATCCAAGTTTCCTATCTGTAGACATCTCTTCACACGACTTTAAAATTGATCACGATAATATCGTTTTAGATTTGATGGTAGATGACTTAAGAGCTGTCAATGGAATCGAAATAAGATTTTCTGAGTCTAAAGTCTCAGAAAACTACCTATATTATGTTATCCCTCTTTTTACTGATTATGAATTCAACCTCCTCCAGTCTTCTAATCCTACAAGACTTAGTATTTCAGGAGCAAATTTAAAAGAGAAAGGAAAGGGTGCTAAGTCGCTTAACTATATGACTATATACTTCTCCGCAAAAACAACCAATACGAGACTTACTCTGTGGCCTTTGAAAAAGACAAAGAAAATTGACCGTGGCATCTTAACAATTACCTTTGACGATGGAGCAAAGGATAACCTCTTAGCAGACAGAGAACTCAGCAATTATAAGTTTCCTATTACAACATATATTATGCCTGATTCTCTTAATACAAAAGATTTCTTAAAAGAGAGTGAGTTAAAAATGCTCTCAAAGAAATATTGGCAAGTAGAATCTCATCACGAAATTCCCTTCACATTCTTTTCCTCTAAACAGCTTAGTGAAGAAATAGAGAGACTTGAAAAATATTTTAAAAGAAATGAATACAAGAAAGACGACTTTCACCTGGCCTACCCTCTTGGGAAAATTAATAAAAATGTTGAAGATATCGTTAGAAAGAGCTTTGCTACTGCGAGATTGGCTTCTGGAGGTATCGAAACTATTCCTCCTGGCGACTATCACAAGCTAAGGGCATTTAATGTTCTCAATACAACAACACCAGAAGAACTTAAAGAGATTATTGATAAGACGAAGAAAAGTAAGCAGTGGCTAATACTTATGTTTCATCATATTAAAGATCAACCGAAAGACGAAATCGACTACTCTACTGAAAACTTTAAAGAGCTACTCAAGATCATTAAAGAGTCTAATATAGATATAATGAGTATAGATGAAGTGTGGAAGAAATATTTAAAATGA